In Mytilus edulis chromosome 7, xbMytEdul2.2, whole genome shotgun sequence, a single genomic region encodes these proteins:
- the LOC139483626 gene encoding uncharacterized protein — MATSFANCCICDLRLIQKLSVVWCSDCNEGLCQECREHHSLSKASRKHTVFPIGKYETLPAFIENIKLHCHEHEEKYLLFCKEHNECACRKCVISEKHRKCKEISPLEDVVKNVKTSVAFTEIMSSLQEMKGNVALILEDRRMNMYSISASIERIESEIYVTRQQLNHHLDKLQDHFVAELTKAVENSTKQIQSFIMDLTKKQRDIEEWIEDVESIKKNATDMQTFLGMTNLETKLNKTSNDLQSWIDGNHLSQTVVSFHLDTLLHDIINERTKFGKVVVHAMPSKLALKRRMLGQAQMIKVNAKSKSSLEHMTLKLKAKMSTNAFNVSGCCILPNGNLVVSNYDPSYLIFIATDGKTENKIISIMQTIIDVTCVDNDTVAVISYTQKNIELISLKSGKTIKTISTSDPAICLTYTEGTFIVCLENGQTKEVRLEDNKTNDISSTVVSRSITELNNTLYSVKKDTNTIVCHKRNGEVLWTFTDEEILQKPRGITVDDIGNVIVAGVESNNVIAISSDGTKHKILLSKTDLCGSPWAVSFNNQFKYLLVSNDKDGRAFLYSVSYS; from the coding sequence ATGGCTACCTCGTTTGCAAATTGTTGTATTTGTGATTTGCGACTTATTCAAAAGTTGTCTGTTGTTTGGTGCTCTGATTGTAACGAAGGATTGTGCCAAGAATGCAGAGAACATCATAGCTTATCTAAGGCCTCGCGAAAACACACTGTTTTTCCTATTGGTAAATATGAAACGTTGCCAGCTTTTATTGAAAACATAAAACTGCACTGCCATGAGCACGAGgagaaatatttattgttttgtaaagaGCATAACGAATGTGCTTGTAGAAAATGTGTCATTTCAGAAAAGCACagaaaatgcaaagaaatatcCCCCCTTGAAGATGTcgttaaaaatgttaaaacatcTGTAGCTTTTACAGAAATCATGTCCTCACTTCAGGAAATGAAGGGTAACGTTGCTCTTATTCTGGAAGACAGACGAATGAATATGTATTCAATATCAGCTTCAATAGAGAGAATCGAATCCGAGATTTATGTGACTCGACAGCAGTTAAATCACCATCTAGATAAATTACAAGACCATTTTGTTGCTGAACTGACAAAAGCTGTGGAAAATTCAACTAAACAAATACAGAGCTTCATTATGGACTTGACTAAAAAGCAAAGGGATATCGAGGAATGGATAGAAGATGTAGAAAGCATCAAGAAAAATGCAACAGATATGCAAACATTTTTAGGGATGACAAATTTAGAAaccaaactaaataaaacaaGTAACGACTTGCAGTCTTGGATTGACGGTAACCATTTGTCTCAAACCGTAGTTTCTTTCCACTTGGACACTTTATTACATGATATAATCAACGAAAGAACTAAGTTTGGAAAAGTTGTCGTGCATGCCATGCCTAGTAAATTAGCATTAAAAAGACGAATGCTTGGTCAGGCTCAAATGATAAAAGTGAATGCAAAATCTAAAAGTTCCTTAGAGCATATGACACTGAAATTAAAAGCAAAAATGAGCACTAATGCCTTCAATGTGTCAGGCTGTTGTATTTTGCCAAATGGAAACTTGGTAGTGTCAAATTATGACCCTTCGTATTTGATATTTATCGCAACTGATGGAAAAACAGAGAATAAAATTATCAGCATCATGCAAACAATCATTGATGTAACATGTGTTGACAATGACACTGTTGCCGTAATATCATATACACAGAAAAATATTGAACTAATTAGCCTGAAATCTGGGAAAACAATCAAGACTATCAGTACGTCTGACCCTGCTATCTGCTTAACTTACACTGAAGGCACCTTTATAGTCTGCCTCGAGAACGGACAAACGAAAGAAGTCCGCTTAGAGGATAACAAGACAAATGATATCAGCAGTACGGTGGTGTCAAGAAGTATTACAGAATTAAACAACACTCTTTATTCTGTAAAGAAAGATACAAACACGATCGTTTGTCATAAAAGAAACGGGGAAGTACTGTGGACATTTACAGACGAAGAGATTCTACAAAAACCGAGAGGCATCACAGTAGATGACATTGGAAATGTTATAGTCGCCGGGGTCGAATCAAACAACGTTATTGCAATATCCTCTGATGGCACAAAGCACAAAATTCTTCTTTCGAAAACAGACTTATGTGGTTCACCTTGGGCAGTTTCCTTCAACAACCAATTCAAATATTTGCTTGTTTCTAACGACAAAGATGGTCGAGCATTTCTGTACAGCGTCAGCTATTCATAA